One genomic region from Leifsonia sp. Root1293 encodes:
- a CDS encoding ABC transporter substrate-binding protein yields MTLRNSLRRSAVVAAFAAAALALSACASGSASSSENASADNEYGLITPGEIRVASLGDAKPYTFTDESGSFTGFDVELFTDVAERIGVDKVTFTGQDFSGLLSAVANGQFDVGVAAIGITDERRQTVDFSDGYLAGYLTVMANPDADISDEADLAGKRLGVVQGTLQEAYAVKHFTETDLVRFPDNNAAISAVNSGSVDAHFLDYEAAKEYAEQYGLVNAIDIPSFDAPAGFAVAKDHAAFVDALNGALHDAMEDGTWKELYQKWFPGSPMPDQYLPSAEQTETPTPSE; encoded by the coding sequence GTGACCCTTCGTAACTCCCTTCGTCGGTCAGCGGTCGTCGCAGCATTCGCTGCCGCGGCGCTCGCTCTCTCAGCGTGTGCCTCGGGCAGCGCTTCCTCCTCCGAGAACGCGTCAGCCGACAACGAGTACGGCCTGATCACCCCCGGTGAGATCCGGGTCGCCAGCCTCGGCGATGCCAAGCCCTACACGTTCACGGATGAGTCCGGGTCGTTCACCGGGTTCGACGTCGAGCTCTTCACCGACGTGGCCGAGCGCATCGGCGTCGACAAGGTGACCTTCACGGGCCAGGACTTCTCGGGCCTGCTGTCGGCCGTGGCCAACGGTCAGTTCGATGTCGGCGTCGCCGCCATCGGAATCACCGATGAGCGCAGGCAGACCGTCGACTTCTCCGACGGCTACCTCGCCGGCTACCTCACCGTGATGGCGAACCCGGATGCCGACATCTCCGACGAGGCCGACCTGGCGGGCAAGCGACTCGGCGTCGTGCAGGGCACCCTGCAGGAGGCCTACGCCGTCAAGCACTTCACCGAGACCGACCTGGTGCGGTTCCCGGACAACAACGCCGCCATCTCGGCCGTCAACAGCGGCTCCGTCGATGCCCACTTCCTCGACTACGAGGCCGCCAAGGAGTACGCCGAGCAGTACGGGCTCGTGAACGCCATCGACATCCCGTCGTTCGACGCCCCCGCCGGGTTCGCCGTGGCCAAGGACCACGCCGCATTCGTCGACGCGCTCAACGGCGCGCTGCACGATGCCATGGAGGACGGCACCTGGAAGGAGCTCTACCAGAAGTGGTTCCCGGGCTCCCCGATGCCCGACCAGTACCTCCCGTCGGCCGAGCAGACCGAGACCCCGACTCCGTCCGAATAG
- a CDS encoding LacI family DNA-binding transcriptional regulator encodes MSSHPTNGRREVTVTEVAAAARVSKATAARALGGYGAVSEAVRDRVLLAADELGYRPNALAKSMNTGRSNTIGLVVGDIENPFFAHATRGAWDVARAAGYDLIVSNSDEEMGAESDAIGVLLDKRVDGILVSPASSIETQTLQTVLDVGRPLVLFDRCAPALDVDAVVADNEAGAFELATLLLAAGHRRIAFISTIAHDGDYRRGDELASTSVGDRVAGLLRAVDASQAPDPVIRLNARRDGIDAVTRSVLTGADRATAIIASDSLVALAVFLTIRELGLEVPRDVSLVSFDDADWTGITTPAITVMAQPIYEVGAEAARMLLRRIAGDRSPAEQVRLPQSLLERASVAPPLD; translated from the coding sequence ATGAGCAGTCACCCGACGAACGGCAGACGCGAGGTGACGGTCACCGAGGTGGCCGCCGCCGCCCGAGTCTCGAAGGCCACGGCGGCGCGCGCTCTCGGCGGATACGGGGCCGTGAGCGAGGCCGTTCGCGACCGGGTGCTGCTCGCGGCCGACGAACTCGGCTACCGACCGAACGCACTCGCGAAATCCATGAACACCGGGCGTTCCAATACGATCGGCCTCGTCGTCGGAGACATCGAGAACCCCTTCTTCGCCCATGCGACACGAGGCGCGTGGGACGTCGCCCGGGCAGCGGGATACGACCTCATCGTGTCGAACTCCGACGAGGAGATGGGCGCGGAATCCGACGCCATCGGCGTGCTCCTCGACAAGCGCGTCGACGGAATCCTGGTGTCGCCAGCCTCCTCGATCGAGACACAGACTTTACAAACCGTGCTCGACGTCGGTCGCCCGCTCGTGCTGTTCGACCGGTGCGCTCCCGCCCTCGACGTCGACGCGGTCGTCGCGGACAACGAGGCCGGAGCGTTCGAGCTCGCGACGCTTCTGCTCGCCGCGGGACACCGTCGCATCGCGTTCATCTCGACCATCGCCCACGACGGGGACTACCGACGCGGTGACGAGTTGGCCTCCACCTCGGTCGGCGACCGTGTCGCCGGTCTGCTCCGGGCCGTGGATGCGTCGCAGGCACCCGATCCGGTGATCCGCCTGAATGCGCGCCGTGACGGCATCGACGCCGTGACGCGCTCCGTGCTGACAGGGGCGGATCGCGCCACGGCGATCATCGCGTCCGACAGCCTCGTCGCCCTGGCCGTGTTCCTCACGATCCGCGAACTCGGACTGGAGGTCCCCCGGGACGTCTCGCTGGTGTCCTTCGACGACGCCGACTGGACCGGCATCACCACGCCCGCGATCACGGTGATGGCGCAGCCGATCTACGAGGTCGGGGCCGAAGCCGCCCGGATGCTGCTGCGCCGGATCGCCGGCGACCGCAGTCCAGCCGAGCAGGTCAGGCTGCCGCAATCGCTGCTCGAGCGCGCGTCGGTGGCTCCCCCGCTCGACTGA
- a CDS encoding LacI family DNA-binding transcriptional regulator, protein MSSERDRIAPPPTISEVATAAGVGRATAARTLGGYGYVSPELRERVLAAADRLGYRANALARSMSTGISHTLGVIVADIGNPFFAGVVRGIADSSRERGFDTIVLSSHEDLPVEIQAMDVLIDKRVDGIIVASAAVERAEVAHIQAAIDRGIPVVLIDRAIEHLVLDAVVIDNREAAREAVDLLIRAGHSRIGFVWGPSVDERPTTRRELLAAAAAGLWTDGERLRGYLDALDDASIPFDADLVMVGPKTEERAQESVSRMLELPEPLTAVFCTETDAVTGALRAIKSSGLRYPDDVSIIGFDDSSWATVMDPPLTMIAQPMHELGARAAETLLARIDGDGGDPTALTLDTRLMLRSSVVAPPSR, encoded by the coding sequence ATGAGCTCTGAACGCGACCGGATCGCTCCCCCGCCCACCATCTCCGAGGTGGCGACGGCCGCCGGCGTCGGTCGCGCGACCGCCGCCCGCACTCTGGGCGGTTACGGCTACGTCAGCCCCGAACTGCGTGAGCGCGTGCTCGCCGCCGCCGACCGGCTGGGCTACCGGGCCAACGCTCTCGCCCGCAGCATGTCGACAGGGATCTCGCACACCCTCGGCGTGATCGTCGCCGACATCGGCAACCCGTTCTTCGCCGGCGTCGTGCGCGGTATCGCCGACAGCTCGCGCGAGCGCGGGTTCGACACCATCGTGCTCAGTTCGCATGAGGACCTGCCGGTGGAGATCCAGGCGATGGACGTGCTCATCGACAAGCGCGTCGACGGCATCATCGTCGCGTCGGCCGCCGTGGAGCGCGCCGAGGTCGCCCACATCCAGGCGGCGATCGATCGCGGCATCCCCGTCGTGCTCATAGACCGTGCCATCGAGCACCTCGTGCTCGATGCCGTCGTCATCGACAACCGCGAGGCGGCACGTGAGGCGGTCGACCTGCTCATCCGGGCCGGGCATTCCCGCATCGGCTTCGTCTGGGGCCCATCGGTCGACGAGCGGCCGACGACGCGCCGGGAGCTGCTCGCGGCAGCGGCGGCCGGCCTCTGGACCGACGGCGAGCGGCTGCGGGGCTACCTCGATGCGCTCGACGACGCCTCCATCCCCTTCGACGCCGACCTCGTCATGGTCGGACCGAAGACCGAGGAGCGGGCGCAGGAGTCTGTGAGCCGGATGCTCGAACTGCCCGAGCCGCTGACCGCCGTCTTCTGCACGGAGACCGATGCGGTGACCGGCGCGCTGCGCGCGATCAAGTCGTCTGGACTGCGCTACCCCGACGACGTGTCGATCATCGGCTTCGACGACAGCTCGTGGGCCACGGTGATGGATCCGCCTCTCACGATGATCGCGCAGCCGATGCACGAACTCGGTGCCCGGGCGGCCGAGACCCTGCTGGCCCGCATCGACGGTGATGGGGGCGACCCGACAGCGCTCACGCTTGACACCCGCTTGATGCTGCGCTCGTCCGTGGTCGCTCCGCCATCGCGCTGA